CGGAAGCACCTTCATATTAAGCAAGTTCCTAAGCAAGGTGAGCGGTGAGTGGAAGAAAAAAGTAGGCGTGGGGAAAGCGCTAAGATGGCCCACGGGGTTGGGAGGAAAGGGAAACCCGGGAGTGGCAGGACTGATAAGACAAATTCCGGGAAGCTTAGGATATGTTGAGCTCGTTTACGCTCTTCAGAGTAAGATGCCGTTTGCCTCGATTAAAAACGCAAGCGGGAAATTCATAGAGCCCTCTATAGAATCGGTTAGCGCCTCTGCACAAACCGATATACCGGCGGACACGCGTGTAGATCTCACGGATACAAAAGCTCCGGATGGATACCCGTTAAGCAGTTTCACCTGGATAATAGTCTACAAGGAGCAGAAGTATAACGATAGAACGAAAGAAAGAGCGGAAGAGCTCGTTAAACTACTCTGGTGGATTATACACGATGGGCAGAAACACGCGCCCGAGCTTTCTTACTCCCCTCTGCCCGAAAGCGCCATCAAAGTTGCAGAGAGCGTCATAAAATCCATAACATATGAGGGCAATCCTATACTTAAATAACCGCTCCAATTATAAGATCGTTTACGTTCGTTCCCGTAGGACCCGTTATGATTAAATCACCGCTCGCTTTAAGGGCGTTATAGGAATCATTATTCGCCAGATAGTTTTCCGGATCAACACCCTTAGACAGCATCCTATTGAAGCTATCGCCATCAACTATTCCTCCCGCTGCGTCAGTGGGACCATCCGTGCCATCGGTTCCCGCCGCAGCGATAACTACTTTATCCATTCCCTTTATCGAGATCGAAGCAGATAAGGCGAGCTCCTGACACCTTCCTCCCTTACCATTCCCTCTAACATGAACGATGGTCTCTCCACCAAGGATAATCATACACGGAGGCGATACCGGATTAGACGATCTTCCTATCTCTTTTAAGATCTCCGCAAGGAATCTCCCAGCCTCAGAAGCCTCACAGTTAAGCGTGGAAGTAAGAAAGAGTGTCCTATAACCAAGCTCTCTCGCCCTTTCAATCGCGTATTTACAGACCAAGCTAACGCTCCCTATTATCACGCTCTCGACATTATCAAGTTTTTTCGGAGTCTCGGGTATTTCCCCTTTAACCCCCTTGAGAATAACCTCCCTTACAGAGGAAGGAATCTCGTCCATGAGATTATACTTTTCTATAACCCTCAGGGCATCCTCATAAGTGGTCTCATCAGGATAAGCAGGACCAGAAGCTATAGAGTCAAGGCGGTCCCCGAGAACATCAGAAAGAGCAAGCGTATATATAAAAGCAGGGTAAGCGATCTCAGCAAACCTCCCTCCTTTAACTTTAGATATATGTTTTCTAACCATGTTTATCTCAACTATATCAGCCCCAGATCTTAAAAGAAGCTCATTAACCTTTCTCAAATCATCCAGGCTAACACCCTCTATCGGATATTCAAAGAGAGCGGATCCTCCGCCTGACACGAGAAAAAGAAGCCTGTCATTCTCACCAAGCGATGAGGCAAGCTCTATTGCCTTCTTCGTTGAGGATATCGTATTCTCATCGGGAACGGGATGCCCCGCTTCATAGACTTCAACGCCCTCTATTTCCCCAAGCGAATGACCATACTTGGTTATTACCACTCCCCTCTTTATTTTCTCACCGAGCAGATCCCTCGCAGCCTTAGCCATTCTCCACGCAGCTTTCCCCATAGCAACGAGATAAAGATTTTCCACTTCCTCAAGATTCTCCTTCCTTATGGCATCCTTAACCGCCCTATCCGGAAGAACCTTTTCGATAGAAAAGTTAATAACGCTTAAAACATCATCCCTTAACCCCATTTTATACTTCCTCCTTTCCTCAAAGAGTAGCCTCTTCTTACTTCAGAGCGGAGGTCAATCTCTCAAATTCCTTCTTCATTGCCTCATTGTAAAAGACCGGTATTTCCGGGATCTCTATGCTTAAAAGCGCCTCAAATCTCTCCTTCCCAGAGCGAATAAGCTCCATCAACCTTCCGCTCGTTCTAACTGTCCTGAAGGTGTTTTCCGCAACGAGGTAATCCTCTCTCAAAGCCTCAAGCCTTTTTTCAAAAACCATCTTTTGAGACCTGAGATACTCTTTATAAAGCCTCACTACCTTAAGCGTTAGCTCATTCGACCTTATATTCTGCTTCAGCAAAGCAGCGTTTTCTGCAGAGCGCGCTCCTTCAAGCTCAGCCTTAGCCTCCTCTATAAGCATAGAAGCAGTTTTTTCTATTTCCTCGAGCTTCGGAAGATAGACGCTTTCTACTTTTCTCACTTCACGTTCATAAAGGGTAATGACAAGTCTCAAAAGGAGAACGTGTATCCCATAGTATTTCTTCGCGATTACCAAATTCTCTTCCCCTCTCCTTTGCATAAGCCGTCCCAGCTGGGCTTCCAGAAACTTCACGTTATTAATGAGGGAAACCATCTGAACGATATCATCCGCCATGACGCTTTTTAAAAGGGACCTCATCTGCTCTTCTGAAAGGTTTAATCCCATTTTTCTGAGCTCGTTAATAAGCTTCCTCTCTATTTCCTCCACCGCTTTCTCTTTATCTTCTATCTCACGTTGAAGCTTTTCTACTTTCCTCCTATAATCCTGCTTGGTTTTCTTATAAAACTCATACCATCTCTTACTCGACGGAGCCAACAAAGCTTTGGTCTCGTAATCCGCTACTTTTACGCGAAGATTCTTTACTTCTTCCTCAATTTTTATTACCTCTTTCCTATACTCGCTTGCCCTCGAATTTATAAGAATCGCAAGAAGATCATTTATGATAGCATCAAGCTTTTCATCATACGTTTTAAAGACAAGCTCTTTAACGCTCTGAACCAGGCTCTTTTTCTCATTCTTCCCCTCAGTTTCAAGCTTTTTCTCCAGATAATTTACCGCCCTATCAAGCTTCTTAAGAGCTTCAGACGCGATCTTAGACGCAAAACCCTCATTGTCAGCAGCAAAAAGTGGACTTTCAAATATCCAGAAAATCACGAGAGAGAAAAAGAGCAGAGCAATAATCCTTTTCGCACCGTTCATTCCACGGCACCCCCATTCGCTATTTTAACATAATTTGTGATATAATTTTTCTACCATGGAGGAGCTGGTTGACAGAATAAAGCGGGAAGGTAAGGTAATAAGCGATACGATACTGAAAGTAGATAGCTTCCTTAATCACAAGGTTGACCCCTTTCTCATGAAGAAAATTGGCGAGCGGTTCGCAGAGATCTTCGAAAATGAAAGGATCACAAAGGTAGCAACGGTTGAGGCCTCGGGGATATCAGCGGCGATCTTTACCGCTTTAGCGCTTAAAGTCCCCCTCATTTTCGCGAGAAAGAGAAGACCCATCACCCTCGGCAGAAAAATATACGAGAGAAAGATTACTTCAAGAACCAAGCTTAATGAAACCATCATTACATTATCGGGAGACTACATAGACGAAACAGACCGAGTGCTTATAATAGATGACTTTCTCGCAACTGGAGAAACGATAAAAGCTCTGTGCGATATGATAGAGGAGTCTGGCGCATCAGTAGCCGGGATAGGTATATGCATAGAGAAAACCTTTCAGAAGGGGAAAGAGCGCCTTAAGAAATACAGGATCGAATCCCTTGCTAAGGTAGAATCGCTAAAGCCCTTAAAAGTAAGATGATAATAAAGCTGATCTTGCCCGAAGAACCTATTGATTACGAGGAATGCTTTAATTTACAAAGAAATCTCGTTGAGAAGGTTTTAGATAAACCGGAAACCGGTTATCTTCTGCTTTTAGAGCATACCCCCGTTTTAACGCTCGGCAGAAGAGCTAAAAGAAATCATATCCTGGCTTCCGAAGAAACTCTTAGAAAAGAGGGAATAAAAGTTGTTGAGACGGATCGAGGCGGAGACATAACCTATCATGGACCGGGACAGTTGATATCCTATCCAATCATATGTTTGGATTGCGGTGTAAAGGAATATGTCTGGAGGCTTGAAGAAGCTATTATAAGGGTTCTTAATGCATACGGCATCAAGTCAGGAAGAAAGAAAGGTTACCCCGGCGTATGGGTAGATGAGCGAAGAAAGATAGCCTCCATAGGCATCGGAATCAGGCGAAGAGGAAAGATATGGGTGAGTTATCATGGGACCGCCTTTAACGTTAGCCCCAATCTAAGGCACTTTTTGCTTATAACCCCCTGTGGTTTAAGCGGAGTAGAAATGGTCTCTATCAAAAGCTTAACCAGAAAATCACCCTCTATGAAGGAAATCAAGCATCTTTATGCAGAAGAGTTTAAAAAGCTATTTCCCAAATATGAAATGATACCATCTCCTCTGGATGAGTTTTCTTATCCTCGGTAAAGCCCTGTAAGCCGCTTCCTCACCAAACGCTATGATTTCAGGAGCTTTATTAAAGTCGCCCGATTGTATTTCATCCACCCTCGGTCTTATAACGACATCAACATAGGGCTGATTCAGCTCATCCTCGGTTATTCTCCTGAACATTATATCTATAGCCTGAAGTAGAACCTCTTTTGAGGGAGGAGGCGGAGGCTCTTTCACTTCCTTTCTACTCTCGAGTCCCAAATTCCCCTCGCCTCTTTTGCGCTGGAAAATGCCATTCCAGATTCTTCTCCAAATAGAAGAACAGCCACGCTTATATCTCTTAAGCCTGAGTCCAAGACCCGGAGAGACATCCACGCCTATTATAACTTCCGCTCCCATCTCCTTGAGAACGTCCACTGGAACGGGATCCACAACCCCACCGTCCACGAGAAATCTTCCATTGAGATAAACCGGAGAGAATACGCCCGGTATGGCAATTGATGCTGAAAGAGCGAGAAACATATCCCCTCTTCTAAAAACCACCCTCTCTCCGGAAAACAAATCGGTAGCGACAATAGCGGTGGGTATGGTGAGATCTTCGATAACCCTTCCCTCTAACCTATTTTCAAGAAAGGCAAGAACCTCTTCTGGTTCAGGGGTTCTGAATTTCGGCATAAATAGCGTCATTAACTTTAGAATATATCTCCAGTTAAAGCTATATACAAGCCCCTCAATATCTTTCGCCCCTTCTCTTCCCGAAGCATAGCAGACTCCCACGATAGCCCCTATGCTCGAACCGGCGATAAAGTCAATCGGTATTCCTTCTTTCTCCAGAACTTTCAAGACCCCTATATGGGCAAGCCCTCTCGCAGATCCCGCTCCAAGGGCGATCCCAACCTTACGATATCCCTTAGCCATTTTTTAAAATTATATCATGCAAGAAAAAATCTTGACATAATTATAAGGATATAATATCCTGAGAATAACTATACATCTTTTAACAGAGGTGGAAAAAAATATGAGAAGAAGAATTGAAGCCATATCAAAGTTCCTCTTCATTCTTTCCATGATAGTCATGGTCTCCTTAGAAGGAGTAGTTTTCTATAATGTGATACTAAGGTATATATTCAGAAGGCCAACCTTTTGGTCAACTGAGGTAACCTCCTTAATGCTGGTGATACTGACCTTCCTCGCCATAGCCGAAATAGCCAGAGGAGATAGACACATAAAGTTTAGTCTTATAATTGACAGGCTTTCTCCAAAAAGCAGAGGCATCCTTAAGCTAATCAGCTCCCTATTTGGAATCCTGTTTGCGACCTTTTTAGCGTGGGAAGGAGGAAAAGCCACACTGATGGTTTACCTGAAGGATATGCATACCCCGTCACTCCTTGGAACTCCCTTATATGTATTCTACATATTCCTACCTATAGGAGCGATAGCCCTCGGCGTTCAGCTAATAATCAACATAATAGATGAGCTTGAAAAAATTAAGGAGGGAAGCAAAACATGAGCTTTGATATGGCAGCGGTAATAGCCCTAAGCGCTCTCTTGATTCTCATGGCTCTTGGAACTCCCATATTCATATCCTTAGCGCTTTCCGGAATTATGGGCATCTATCTCATAACGGGAATTAAGGGGCTGTTTCAGCTTCCCGCATCCATACTATCTCAGCTTAACAGCTTTATACTGGTTGCCATTCCTCTTTACATACTTATGGGTGAACTCATATTCGTAAGCGGTATAGGGAGAGATATTTATAACGCTTTTAGCAAGTGGCTAAACAGGGTACCCGGGGGACTGGCAATAGCAACCATCTATTCTTCTGCCTTATTTGGAGCAATGTGCGGGGTAAGCATAGCGGGCGTTGCTGCTATTGGAACTATGGCTATACCTGAAATGCTTAAAAGGGGCTACGATAAGAAGCTTGCCGCCGGGGCGGTCGCGGCTTCCGGAGCGCTTGCGGTTCTGATACCTCCAAGCATTTCATTTATCCTATACGGCTCGCTTTCAGGAGAATCAGTGGCAAAGCTCTTCATCGGGGGAATAATTCCCGGTGTGATACTCGCAAGCATGATGGCGGGATACGTGCTAATAAAGGTAATGAGAAAACCAAACCTCGCTCCGAGGGAATTCGCGCATGTAAGCTGGAAGGAAAAATTCGCCTCGCTTAAGAGACTGTGGGCCGTGATCTTTCTTATAGTATTCGTCTTGGGAGCAATATACACCGGTATAGCCACTCCAACAGAAGCAGCCTCGATAGGCGTCGCGGGAGCTCTCATCATAACGATCGTTTACCGAACCATGAACTGGAAAACCTTCGTTTCCGCGGTCTCAAATGCGACAAGAGTAAGCGCCTCGCTTTTGATAATCTTAGCGTGCGCGTATACCTTCAGCCAGTTTCTTAACCTTATCAGACTTCCCGAGAGAGTAGCAAGATGGGCAACTGGAATAGAGCTTCCCGGAATAGCGGTCATACTTATATTTATGGGCGTTCTCATAATTTTGGGTTGTCTTATAGATGGAGCTTCTCTCATAATAGTCACTACCCCGATAATGCTACCTGCGGTTAAGGCTCTCGGTTTCGATCCACTATGGTTTGGAATTTTGATGGTACTAAACGTAGAGATAGCGGTTATAACCCCACCAGTGGGACTGAACTTATATACGTTAAAGAGTATAACAGATAAACTATCTATAGATGAGATAATAAGAGGGACAGCCCCATACATAGTCGTTGATGTAATCTGTCTTCTTCTCTTCGTCTTCTTCCCGTCCCTCGGGCTCTGGTTACCAAATACGATGAGATAAAGGGAGGTGAAAAAATGAGAAAGTGGATTTTCATCCTCGCGATCACCGGTTTGATTATTTCAGGATCTATAGCGTTTGCCAAAACCATAACATTTAATGTGGCATCACACGTTCCTCCAAGCTACAGGGATATTCTTCCGTTAGAACAAGCTTTCGTAGATGATATCAATGTAGCGGGAGGGGGAAGAATCAAGCTTAACTTCTATCACTCAGGCACGTTACTTAAGGTTAAGCAGCTTATCCCAGGCCTCGAAGCCGGAACCGCCGAGATAATCTTTCACACCACGTCGCATACGACCGGAAGCTGGCCCATAATGGGAGGACCATCATTACCTTTCCTATTTAAGAACTCCTATGACTTAAGAGAGCACCTTAAGATAGGACAGCCTCTCTTCAAGCTTATGAAGAAGGTTATGCTCGAAAAGCATGGTATCGTCTTTTTAGCTTACGGAGCCATGCCGATGGAATACATTTGGACCGCCAAGAAACCCGTTAGAAAGCCGGAAGACATGAAAGGTCTGATAATCAGAGTCGGAGGAGAAGCAGAAGCGGAAGCGGTAAAAGCTCTCGGAGGTTCTCCCGTATTTATGCCCTCCGCAGAGCTATACGAGGCACTTCAGAGAGGAACAATCGACGGCGTTATATGCTACCCTGGAACGATAGGTGGAAGATCCCTTCAGGAGGTTCTCAAGTACTGTACGAAGGTACCCATAAGCGCATATGGAAGAGGCATTTACATGAAGAAGGAAACCTGGGATAAGCTTCCAAAGGACGTTAAGAAGATCATTCTCCTTGCAGCATATAAGTATGACTATCGTCATCTGGAATATGCCGAGGAGGTACATAACAAGGAGCTCTGGCCCAAGTTTAAGAAGGCGGGCATGCAGGTTATAGAACCCCCACCCGAGGTAGTCAAGAGGTTCAGAGAGATCTGCAAGCCAACCTGGGAAAAATGGGTCAAGAAGGTCGGAGAAGAGCTCGGCAAAAAGTTTATAGAGCTTGCAACGAAATAGCAGCAAAAAGCACGGGGGCGGAAGGATATATATCCTTCCGCCCCCCTCATTAAGGTGAAAGGAGGAAAGAAGCGCTTGAAAAGGAAGCCCCCATGGATCAGAATAAGGCTACCCAAGGCAGGCAAAATGGAAGGCGTGAAGAAAATCCTTAGAAAATACAAACTTCATACCGTTTGTGAGGAAGCCAAGTGCCCTAATATATGCGAGTGCTTTTCTAAGGGTACCGCTACCTTTATGATACTCGGAGATATATGCACGAGAAACTGCGCCTTTTGCGCCGTGAAGAAGGGGACCCCCTTTCCGGTCGATGAAGAAGAGCCAATCAGAGTAGCACAGGCCTCAAAGGAGCTCGGATTAAGGTATGTCGTTATCACATCAGTCACGAGAGATGACCTTGAAGATGGAGGAGCAAGCATATTTGAAAGATGTGTAAGAGAACTTAAAAAGCTAAAAACCGTTGAGGGAGTGGAAGTTTTGATACCCGACTTTGAGGGGAAAGCGGATGCCTTAAGAAAAGTTGTGAGGGCTGAACCAACCGTCATCAATCACAATCTCGAAACCGTAAAGAGGCTCTACCCAAGGGTAAGACCAATGGCTGACTATGAAAGATCGCTTGAGCTCCTTAAGCGAGTAAAGAAGATGAATCCATCTATAATAACCAAGTCTGGGATAATGGTAGGCTTAGGAGAAAGCGGAAAAGAGGTTATCGATCTTATGAGAGACTTAAGAAGCGCAGAGTGCGATATAATAACCATAGGACAGTATCTCCAGCCCACGGGGAACCATCTACCCATTGAGAGATTTATCCCACCAGAAGAGTTCAAGCGATATGAAGAAATCGCTTACTCCTTAGGCTTTAAGCTTGCTTTCTGTGCTCCTCTCGTAAGAAGCTCCTATAGAGCCGAGGAAGCGTTAAACCTGCTGAGAGAAAGAG
The nucleotide sequence above comes from Synergistota bacterium. Encoded proteins:
- a CDS encoding patatin-like phospholipase family protein, which translates into the protein MAKGYRKVGIALGAGSARGLAHIGVLKVLEKEGIPIDFIAGSSIGAIVGVCYASGREGAKDIEGLVYSFNWRYILKLMTLFMPKFRTPEPEEVLAFLENRLEGRVIEDLTIPTAIVATDLFSGERVVFRRGDMFLALSASIAIPGVFSPVYLNGRFLVDGGVVDPVPVDVLKEMGAEVIIGVDVSPGLGLRLKRYKRGCSSIWRRIWNGIFQRKRGEGNLGLESRKEVKEPPPPPSKEVLLQAIDIMFRRITEDELNQPYVDVVIRPRVDEIQSGDFNKAPEIIAFGEEAAYRALPRIRKLIQRRWYHFIFGK
- the dctP gene encoding TRAP transporter substrate-binding protein DctP, which produces MRKWIFILAITGLIISGSIAFAKTITFNVASHVPPSYRDILPLEQAFVDDINVAGGGRIKLNFYHSGTLLKVKQLIPGLEAGTAEIIFHTTSHTTGSWPIMGGPSLPFLFKNSYDLREHLKIGQPLFKLMKKVMLEKHGIVFLAYGAMPMEYIWTAKKPVRKPEDMKGLIIRVGGEAEAEAVKALGGSPVFMPSAELYEALQRGTIDGVICYPGTIGGRSLQEVLKYCTKVPISAYGRGIYMKKETWDKLPKDVKKIILLAAYKYDYRHLEYAEEVHNKELWPKFKKAGMQVIEPPPEVVKRFREICKPTWEKWVKKVGEELGKKFIELATK
- a CDS encoding xanthine phosphoribosyltransferase, which translates into the protein MEELVDRIKREGKVISDTILKVDSFLNHKVDPFLMKKIGERFAEIFENERITKVATVEASGISAAIFTALALKVPLIFARKRRPITLGRKIYERKITSRTKLNETIITLSGDYIDETDRVLIIDDFLATGETIKALCDMIEESGASVAGIGICIEKTFQKGKERLKKYRIESLAKVESLKPLKVR
- the lipA gene encoding lipoyl synthase; protein product: MKGGKKRLKRKPPWIRIRLPKAGKMEGVKKILRKYKLHTVCEEAKCPNICECFSKGTATFMILGDICTRNCAFCAVKKGTPFPVDEEEPIRVAQASKELGLRYVVITSVTRDDLEDGGASIFERCVRELKKLKTVEGVEVLIPDFEGKADALRKVVRAEPTVINHNLETVKRLYPRVRPMADYERSLELLKRVKKMNPSIITKSGIMVGLGESGKEVIDLMRDLRSAECDIITIGQYLQPTGNHLPIERFIPPEEFKRYEEIAYSLGFKLAFCAPLVRSSYRAEEALNLLREREDTSREVLP
- a CDS encoding glycerate kinase — encoded protein: MGLRDDVLSVINFSIEKVLPDRAVKDAIRKENLEEVENLYLVAMGKAAWRMAKAARDLLGEKIKRGVVITKYGHSLGEIEGVEVYEAGHPVPDENTISSTKKAIELASSLGENDRLLFLVSGGGSALFEYPIEGVSLDDLRKVNELLLRSGADIVEINMVRKHISKVKGGRFAEIAYPAFIYTLALSDVLGDRLDSIASGPAYPDETTYEDALRVIEKYNLMDEIPSSVREVILKGVKGEIPETPKKLDNVESVIIGSVSLVCKYAIERARELGYRTLFLTSTLNCEASEAGRFLAEILKEIGRSSNPVSPPCMIILGGETIVHVRGNGKGGRCQELALSASISIKGMDKVVIAAAGTDGTDGPTDAAGGIVDGDSFNRMLSKGVDPENYLANNDSYNALKASGDLIITGPTGTNVNDLIIGAVI
- a CDS encoding TRAP transporter small permease; this translates as MRRRIEAISKFLFILSMIVMVSLEGVVFYNVILRYIFRRPTFWSTEVTSLMLVILTFLAIAEIARGDRHIKFSLIIDRLSPKSRGILKLISSLFGILFATFLAWEGGKATLMVYLKDMHTPSLLGTPLYVFYIFLPIGAIALGVQLIINIIDELEKIKEGSKT
- a CDS encoding TRAP transporter large permease subunit encodes the protein MSFDMAAVIALSALLILMALGTPIFISLALSGIMGIYLITGIKGLFQLPASILSQLNSFILVAIPLYILMGELIFVSGIGRDIYNAFSKWLNRVPGGLAIATIYSSALFGAMCGVSIAGVAAIGTMAIPEMLKRGYDKKLAAGAVAASGALAVLIPPSISFILYGSLSGESVAKLFIGGIIPGVILASMMAGYVLIKVMRKPNLAPREFAHVSWKEKFASLKRLWAVIFLIVFVLGAIYTGIATPTEAASIGVAGALIITIVYRTMNWKTFVSAVSNATRVSASLLIILACAYTFSQFLNLIRLPERVARWATGIELPGIAVILIFMGVLIILGCLIDGASLIIVTTPIMLPAVKALGFDPLWFGILMVLNVEIAVITPPVGLNLYTLKSITDKLSIDEIIRGTAPYIVVDVICLLLFVFFPSLGLWLPNTMR
- the lipB gene encoding lipoyl(octanoyl) transferase LipB; translation: MIIKLILPEEPIDYEECFNLQRNLVEKVLDKPETGYLLLLEHTPVLTLGRRAKRNHILASEETLRKEGIKVVETDRGGDITYHGPGQLISYPIICLDCGVKEYVWRLEEAIIRVLNAYGIKSGRKKGYPGVWVDERRKIASIGIGIRRRGKIWVSYHGTAFNVSPNLRHFLLITPCGLSGVEMVSIKSLTRKSPSMKEIKHLYAEEFKKLFPKYEMIPSPLDEFSYPR
- the pstS gene encoding phosphate ABC transporter substrate-binding protein PstS, which encodes MRKVLAIVIFVMLLITMPAFAKEIELTGAGATFPYPFYSKLFSIYSQKMGIKINYQAIGSGGGIRQLLNKTVDFGATDAPMSDKELKEAGSPIAHIPTCLGAIVITYNLPGNPKLKLTGEILADIFLGKIGKWNDPRIKEINPDIKLPNMNITVIHRSDGSGSTFILSKFLSKVSGEWKKKVGVGKALRWPTGLGGKGNPGVAGLIRQIPGSLGYVELVYALQSKMPFASIKNASGKFIEPSIESVSASAQTDIPADTRVDLTDTKAPDGYPLSSFTWIIVYKEQKYNDRTKERAEELVKLLWWIIHDGQKHAPELSYSPLPESAIKVAESVIKSITYEGNPILK